One Vibrio taketomensis DNA window includes the following coding sequences:
- the sspA gene encoding stringent starvation protein SspA: MAVAANKRSVMTLFSSASDMYSHQVRIVLAEKGVSVEVELVDEANLPAELIELNPYKTVPTLVDRELALYDSKIIMEYLDERFPHPPLMPVYPVARGNSRLMIYRIEKNWYSLAEKVVNGTAEESDAARNKLRNDLLTLGPVFAEFEYFMSEEFSLIDCYLAPLLWRLPQLGIDLVGPGSKELKVYMNRVFERDSFLASLTEAEREMRLVR, from the coding sequence ATGGCTGTAGCTGCCAATAAACGTTCTGTGATGACTCTATTTTCAAGTGCATCTGATATGTATAGCCATCAGGTTCGAATCGTGCTCGCTGAAAAGGGCGTAAGCGTTGAGGTTGAGCTAGTTGATGAAGCAAACTTGCCTGCGGAATTGATTGAGTTAAACCCATACAAAACTGTTCCAACTCTAGTTGATCGCGAGCTTGCTCTATATGACTCAAAAATCATCATGGAGTACCTAGATGAGCGTTTCCCTCATCCACCTCTAATGCCTGTTTACCCAGTTGCTCGTGGTAACAGTCGTCTAATGATCTACCGTATCGAAAAGAACTGGTACTCACTAGCAGAGAAAGTGGTAAATGGTACTGCTGAAGAGTCAGATGCTGCGCGCAACAAGCTACGCAACGACCTATTAACTCTGGGTCCTGTTTTTGCTGAGTTTGAATACTTCATGAGCGAAGAGTTCAGCCTAATTGACTGTTACCTAGCTCCGCTTCTATGGCGTTTACCTCAACTAGGTATCGATCTAGTAGGCCCTGGCTCTAAAGAGCTAAAAGTGTACATGAACCGCGTATTTGAACGTGATTCATTCTTAGCTTCGCTAACTGAAGCTGAACGTGAAATGCGTCTAGTTCGTTAA
- the sspB gene encoding ClpXP protease specificity-enhancing factor, with amino-acid sequence MDISSMTPRRPYLLRAFYEWLVDNDLTPHLVVAATLPGVRVPQEFVQDGQIILNVAPRAVGNLQLGDDEITFNARFSGRPHIVVVPLYAVQAIYARENGAGTMFDPEEAYMDVFDDSEDEWLEESDEAPGLALAEEALQEESSFPDDEPPRPKGRPSLRVVK; translated from the coding sequence ATGGACATTTCTAGTATGACCCCACGCCGCCCATATTTGCTGCGCGCATTTTATGAGTGGCTGGTGGACAATGATTTAACGCCGCATTTGGTTGTGGCGGCGACGTTGCCTGGTGTTCGTGTACCTCAGGAATTTGTTCAAGATGGACAAATTATCCTTAACGTAGCACCGCGCGCAGTAGGTAACTTGCAGCTGGGCGATGATGAAATCACGTTCAATGCTCGTTTTAGTGGTCGTCCACATATTGTGGTGGTGCCTCTATACGCAGTGCAAGCTATCTACGCTCGTGAGAACGGTGCTGGCACTATGTTCGATCCTGAAGAGGCGTACATGGATGTGTTTGATGATTCTGAAGACGAATGGTTGGAAGAGTCTGATGAAGCACCAGGTTTAGCATTGGCAGAAGAAGCGCTTCAAGAAGAGTCTTCATTCCCTGATGATGAGCCACCAAGACCAAAAGGTCGTCCAAGTTTGCGCGTCGTGAAATAA
- a CDS encoding BON domain-containing protein, which produces MKLVKALFVCLILLANTGCVGLFVAGAATTVNIVTDTRTTKEIWNDNNIEFEVAGLTNKAPYQGNMRVNASSYRGIVVLMGQSNNEQLLNQFEQQARKVPGVQTIHNQVRIKQPLSLGEISHDSWITTKVKSALVTDDDLAGVKISVITEDREVFLLGYVSREHGHKAAEIARNISGVKQVIKAFQYGD; this is translated from the coding sequence ATGAAACTTGTTAAAGCTCTATTTGTTTGCTTGATTCTACTCGCCAACACAGGATGCGTTGGGTTGTTTGTTGCCGGTGCCGCGACTACGGTCAATATCGTTACCGATACTCGAACAACCAAAGAAATTTGGAACGACAACAATATCGAATTTGAAGTCGCAGGCTTAACCAACAAAGCACCTTACCAAGGCAACATGCGCGTCAACGCCAGTTCCTATCGAGGTATAGTGGTTTTAATGGGGCAGTCTAACAATGAGCAATTACTCAATCAATTTGAGCAACAAGCTCGCAAAGTACCTGGTGTACAAACGATTCATAATCAAGTACGAATCAAACAACCACTATCTCTCGGTGAAATCAGCCACGATAGCTGGATAACCACCAAAGTAAAATCTGCACTGGTGACAGATGATGACTTAGCCGGCGTAAAAATTTCAGTGATCACTGAAGATCGTGAAGTCTTTTTACTCGGTTACGTATCACGTGAACATGGCCACAAAGCCGCCGAAATCGCTCGCAACATCTCGGGTGTGAAGCAAGTGATCAAAGCTTTTCAATATGGTGATTAA
- a CDS encoding phosphoheptose isomerase produces the protein MLDSIKESFTESIQIQIAAAEALPDAITHAAQAMVSSLLNGNKILCCGNGGSSSNAQQFVSCLLNRFETERPSLPAMALTADNTTLTAVANDYHYEQIFSKQVRAFGQPGDILLAISTSGNSKNIIKAMEAAVTRDMTIIALTGKDGGEMAGLLGEHDVEIRIPSHRTARIHEVHMVTLHCLCDLIDQVLFPAHEE, from the coding sequence ATGCTCGATAGCATTAAAGAGAGCTTCACAGAAAGCATTCAAATCCAAATCGCGGCAGCTGAAGCGTTGCCGGATGCGATTACTCACGCAGCACAAGCAATGGTTTCCAGCCTGCTAAACGGCAATAAGATTCTTTGCTGTGGTAATGGTGGTTCTTCATCCAATGCCCAGCAATTTGTCTCTTGCTTACTTAACCGTTTTGAAACCGAGCGCCCTAGCCTTCCTGCAATGGCATTGACTGCGGACAACACGACATTAACGGCGGTAGCAAACGACTACCACTACGAGCAGATCTTCTCAAAACAGGTTCGAGCATTTGGCCAACCTGGTGATATTCTGTTAGCCATTTCAACCAGTGGTAACAGCAAGAACATCATCAAAGCAATGGAAGCAGCTGTAACTCGTGATATGACAATCATCGCACTGACAGGGAAAGATGGCGGTGAAATGGCAGGACTATTAGGCGAGCACGATGTCGAAATTCGTATTCCGTCTCACAGAACTGCGAGAATACATGAGGTTCATATGGTGACCTTACACTGCTTATGTGATTTGATAGACCAAGTGTTATTCCCAGCTCACGAAGAATAG
- a CDS encoding YraN family protein, whose translation MALLSKLTKGLFFESEAEKYLSAFDLQPIEKNFRTKVGEIDLIMRDKQTIVFVEVRYRNNQTYGHAAETVTYVKQQRIVKAANVWLLKQGMSIYSTDIRFDLIAIHRNGEQVEWIKNAITQG comes from the coding sequence ATGGCGCTGCTAAGCAAGCTAACTAAGGGCTTATTCTTTGAATCAGAAGCGGAGAAATACCTCTCCGCTTTTGATTTACAGCCCATCGAAAAAAATTTTCGCACCAAAGTTGGTGAGATAGACCTCATCATGCGCGACAAGCAAACTATCGTGTTTGTTGAAGTGCGCTATCGCAACAATCAAACCTATGGACATGCAGCTGAAACTGTCACTTATGTCAAGCAACAACGTATTGTTAAGGCGGCCAATGTTTGGCTGTTAAAACAGGGCATGTCGATTTATTCAACGGATATTCGTTTTGACCTAATCGCTATTCATCGAAACGGCGAACAAGTAGAATGGATAAAAAATGCAATTACGCAAGGATAA
- a CDS encoding penicillin-binding protein activator, with protein MAMNNHKRLSVPRLLTPVALAVVLSACSTTSSTPTSVDITQEPTQSVTNYLVRADSSEGSLQSDWLIMALKAAVETNDTYQAELLITRLSRQPLTGMQQAEWQLARAQLLFNNKQYEEAIKELNFRPTWRLANEQWRDYYQLRADIFAQQRMYFSAARELSLLSNYSDQSEQAELSQYIWENLTQYSADEITRFTVAPNEEVFDGWVQLAIYQANLANNIPQLKNTLEQWLAENPTHPAALYTPKSIQDVLALQIVKPTNTALLLPLSGKFAKQAQLIRDGFILQMMNDTQRDPNATLTVIDTNITDPAAMKQTFIDKNIDFVVGPLIKDNIERISNALNDHGNPIPMLALNIPDEIQPGTGICYLALSPEQEVAQAAKHLYNQGYRYPLVLAPKGSFGQRVVEAFNQEWDKYSDNKVAVNLFADKRQLQRNINEALGLQKSQQHIAQMESLLGIQLESQPRSRRDIDAVYIVATSGELTLIKPFIEVAINPDTTPPKLFSNSRSNSSRQQYEDLTGVTYSDIPLLIQPSETIEGQMDQLWPKGSNAEKRLQALGMDAYLLIEQLPQMKVVSGATVQGNTGVLSLDDNCVVQREISWAEHGAAKQAN; from the coding sequence ATGGCCATGAATAACCACAAGCGATTAAGTGTACCACGCTTACTGACTCCTGTAGCCCTTGCAGTGGTGTTAAGTGCGTGTTCGACGACTTCATCGACACCAACATCGGTTGATATTACGCAAGAACCGACTCAATCGGTGACGAATTATTTGGTACGCGCAGACAGCAGTGAAGGCAGCTTACAAAGTGATTGGCTCATCATGGCGCTCAAAGCCGCGGTTGAAACCAACGATACTTATCAAGCAGAGTTGCTGATTACCCGCCTATCGCGCCAACCACTGACTGGTATGCAGCAAGCTGAATGGCAGCTCGCTCGCGCTCAATTGTTGTTTAACAACAAACAATATGAAGAAGCGATCAAAGAACTCAATTTCCGCCCAACTTGGCGTCTCGCCAATGAGCAGTGGCGAGACTACTATCAATTGCGAGCGGATATTTTTGCTCAGCAACGAATGTACTTCTCAGCGGCACGTGAATTGTCTTTGCTATCAAATTATTCAGACCAGAGTGAACAAGCTGAACTGTCTCAGTACATTTGGGAAAACTTAACCCAATACTCAGCGGATGAAATCACTCGTTTCACCGTCGCACCAAACGAAGAAGTATTTGATGGATGGGTTCAACTGGCGATCTATCAAGCAAATTTGGCGAATAATATTCCGCAATTAAAAAATACGCTTGAGCAATGGTTAGCTGAGAATCCAACTCACCCTGCTGCACTGTATACACCAAAATCGATTCAAGATGTATTAGCGCTGCAAATCGTCAAACCAACCAATACCGCACTGCTTCTACCTCTTTCTGGTAAGTTTGCTAAACAAGCGCAGTTAATTCGCGACGGCTTCATTCTGCAAATGATGAATGATACTCAGCGCGATCCAAATGCAACACTAACCGTGATTGACACCAACATCACGGATCCTGCAGCTATGAAACAAACCTTTATCGACAAAAACATCGATTTTGTCGTAGGTCCACTGATCAAAGACAACATTGAACGTATCAGTAATGCGTTAAATGATCATGGCAACCCAATTCCTATGCTGGCGCTCAATATCCCTGATGAGATTCAGCCAGGGACCGGTATTTGCTATTTGGCACTATCGCCAGAGCAAGAAGTGGCACAAGCAGCTAAACACCTCTATAACCAAGGTTACCGTTATCCACTAGTGCTGGCACCAAAAGGCAGTTTTGGCCAACGTGTCGTCGAGGCATTTAACCAAGAGTGGGATAAATACAGCGACAATAAAGTTGCGGTTAATCTGTTTGCAGATAAGCGTCAATTGCAACGCAATATCAACGAAGCACTTGGTTTACAGAAAAGCCAGCAGCATATCGCTCAAATGGAATCACTGCTAGGTATCCAACTAGAAAGTCAGCCACGCAGCCGTCGAGATATCGATGCTGTTTACATCGTAGCAACCAGTGGTGAACTCACTCTGATCAAGCCATTTATTGAAGTAGCAATCAATCCAGATACTACACCACCAAAACTGTTTTCAAATTCACGTAGTAACAGCAGTCGTCAACAATATGAAGATTTGACTGGTGTGACTTACAGCGATATTCCGTTGCTGATACAACCAAGTGAAACCATTGAAGGACAGATGGATCAACTTTGGCCAAAAGGCTCAAATGCAGAGAAAAGACTACAAGCACTTGGTATGGATGCTTACCTACTGATCGAACAATTACCACAAATGAAAGTGGTGTCAGGAGCGACAGTTCAAGGTAACACGGGAGTGTTAAGTCTCGACGATAATTGCGTCGTACAGCGCGAAATTAGTTGGGCAGAGCATGGCGCTGCTAAGCAAGCTAACTAA
- the rsmI gene encoding 16S rRNA (cytidine(1402)-2'-O)-methyltransferase — protein MTDNKTLPAPIPTLFIVPTPIGNLGDITQRAIEVLNSVDLIAAEDTRHTGKLLAHFNISTKTFPLHDHNEQQKAQVLVEKLLSGQSIALVSDAGTPLISDPGYHLVSQCRQAGVKVVPLPGACAVITALSASGLPSDRFSFEGFLPPKSKARKDKLLEISKVERTCIFYESPHRILDSLDDMLEILGPDREVVLARELTKTFETFQGLPLGELVEWVKADDNQQRGEMVLLVHGHREVADDSLPDEALRSLAILTKELPLKKAAALAAEIYNLKKNALYKWGLENLN, from the coding sequence ATGACAGATAACAAAACCTTACCTGCACCGATCCCAACTCTCTTTATTGTACCGACTCCAATTGGCAATTTAGGTGATATTACCCAACGTGCCATCGAAGTGCTAAACAGTGTGGATCTAATTGCGGCAGAAGATACACGTCATACTGGTAAGCTATTAGCTCACTTTAATATTTCGACCAAAACCTTTCCACTGCATGATCATAATGAGCAACAAAAAGCACAAGTTTTGGTCGAAAAATTACTCTCGGGTCAATCTATCGCATTAGTGTCAGATGCTGGCACACCACTTATCAGTGATCCAGGGTACCATCTTGTCTCACAATGTCGTCAGGCGGGAGTAAAAGTTGTTCCACTTCCTGGTGCTTGTGCCGTTATTACCGCACTGAGTGCATCAGGTCTGCCATCAGATCGCTTTAGCTTCGAAGGTTTTTTACCACCAAAGAGCAAAGCAAGAAAAGATAAGTTGCTGGAAATTTCAAAAGTAGAACGCACTTGTATCTTTTATGAGTCACCTCATCGTATTTTAGACTCATTAGATGACATGCTGGAAATTCTTGGTCCAGATCGTGAAGTGGTCCTAGCGCGAGAATTAACTAAAACGTTTGAAACCTTCCAAGGTTTGCCATTGGGCGAATTAGTGGAGTGGGTTAAAGCGGATGACAACCAACAACGCGGTGAAATGGTGCTACTCGTGCATGGTCATCGTGAAGTCGCCGACGACTCTTTACCGGATGAAGCGTTGCGTTCACTCGCCATTTTGACCAAAGAGTTACCTCTGAAAAAAGCGGCAGCGTTGGCAGCAGAAATCTACAATCTGAAAAAGAATGCACTGTATAAGTGGGGTTTAGAGAATCTTAACTAA